The DNA sequence CCCAGCTTGACCAGCACCGACGAGGCGATCCGGTGCGCCTGCCCGAGCAGCTCCGGCGCGGCCCGGTGCAGCCCTACGCGGGACGCCGTCCGATGCCCTCACGTCGCGGACAGCAGTGAGTCGTTTGCGCCGTCAAGTTGGCAGGCGCCTCGACCGCATGCCCCGGCCCAGGCCAAGGCGCACCTGGGCCAGAACACGCACCACGCCCAGATCCGGCGCCGGAAGTCCCGGGCCCCTGGCCGGGCAGCTCAGAGCGAGACGATCGCCGCGCTCTCCGCCGGCAGCTCGATGCCGCCGCGCATCACCGTGGCGCCCTCGGATGTGGCCAGCAGCACCCGGCGTACCGCCCCGGGCAGGTTCACCCGCTGCGGTCGCTCCGCCAGGTTGGCCACCACCAGCGTGTCGCCGCGCTGCACCACCAGGAACTGGTCGCCGTGGCGCACCTCGACCCGGTGCAGCCGCGGGTCGGACAGGTCGGGGCACGACTTGCGCAGCGCGATCAGCCGCCGGTGGAACTCGTACATCTCGCGGTGGTCGGGCTTGTCCAGCTCGGCCCAGTCCAGCCGGGACCGCAGGAACGTCTGCGGGTCCTGCGGGTCGGGCACGTCGTCGGTGGCCCATCCGTGGCCGGCGAACTCGCGCCGGCGGCCGGTGGCGACCGCGACCGCCAGCTCCGGCTCCGGGTGGCTGGTGAAGAACTGCCACGGCGTGGTCGCGGCCCACTCCTCCCCCATGAACAGCATCGGGGTGAACGGCGCGGTCATCAGCAGCGTGGCGCCGACCCGCAGCATCCCGGTCGAGAGCGTGGCGGAGATCCGGTCGCCGGTGGCCCGGTTGCCGATCTGGTCGTGGTTCTGGAGGTAGGCGACGAACCGGTGGCCGGGCGTGCGCTGCCGGTCGACCGCGCGGCCGTGGCTGCGGTTGCGGAAGCTCGACCAGGTGCCGGCGTGGAAGAACGCGCCCGTCAACACGTCGGTGAGGCATTCCAGCGAGCCGAAGTCGCCGTAGTAGCCCTGCCGCTCGCCGGTGAGCAGCGTGTGCAGCGCGTGGTGGGCGTCGTCGTTCCACTGGGCGTGCAGGCCGTACCCGCCGGCCTCGCGCGGCGTGATCAGCGTCGGGTCGTTCAGGTCGGACTCCGCGATCAGCGACAGC is a window from the Micromonospora sp. DSM 45708 genome containing:
- the treZ gene encoding malto-oligosyltrehalose trehalohydrolase; its protein translation is MTEFTVWAPEAARVRLRLPGVADHDMRPARDGWWRVEAPDAGPGTDYAFLLDDDEQALPDPRSAWQPAGVHGPSRVYDHAAFAWTDIAWTGRQLPGSVLYELHIGTFTPEGTFDGAIAKLDHLVELGVDLVELLPVNAFNGEHNWGYDGVCWYAPHEPYGGPDGLKRFVDAAHARGLGVILDVVYNHFGPSGAYAPRFAPYLTEQSNTWGRTVNLDGAHSDGVRRYIVDSVRMWLRDYHVDGLRLDAVHAMPDGRAIHWLAEVATEVESLSTALGRPLSLIAESDLNDPTLITPREAGGYGLHAQWNDDAHHALHTLLTGERQGYYGDFGSLECLTDVLTGAFFHAGTWSSFRNRSHGRAVDRQRTPGHRFVAYLQNHDQIGNRATGDRISATLSTGMLRVGATLLMTAPFTPMLFMGEEWAATTPWQFFTSHPEPELAVAVATGRRREFAGHGWATDDVPDPQDPQTFLRSRLDWAELDKPDHREMYEFHRRLIALRKSCPDLSDPRLHRVEVRHGDQFLVVQRGDTLVVANLAERPQRVNLPGAVRRVLLATSEGATVMRGGIELPAESAAIVSL